In the genome of Spirochaetia bacterium, one region contains:
- a CDS encoding CvpA family protein, whose protein sequence is MEWSMAIGNVVINALDVIILVLVLIGGIGGALEGFASSFASKAGYVVALCVGLMFTKSVAPLLISTFSLSPFTAALVAYILLFYVGFLLTQAFGNWLTKVLNGIGLGPINTVLGFIWGCLLALVVICVLLLLLKSQQLFDISGFTDKSYFVQKFLIKYLPVVQQGISNYV, encoded by the coding sequence ATGGAATGGAGCATGGCCATCGGAAATGTCGTGATCAATGCACTGGATGTCATCATATTGGTCCTTGTACTTATAGGGGGGATCGGCGGAGCCTTGGAAGGCTTTGCTTCATCATTTGCCAGCAAAGCAGGTTATGTCGTTGCCTTATGCGTGGGCCTTATGTTTACCAAGTCTGTGGCTCCCTTGCTCATATCGACATTTTCTCTGTCTCCGTTCACTGCAGCGTTGGTCGCCTATATCTTGCTTTTTTATGTTGGCTTCTTGCTGACACAGGCATTCGGCAATTGGCTTACAAAAGTGCTCAATGGCATAGGCCTTGGACCGATAAATACTGTGCTTGGCTTTATCTGGGGATGTCTGCTTGCGCTTGTCGTCATCTGTGTGCTGTTGCTGTTGCTCAAGAGCCAGCAGCTCTTTGACATTTCTGGTTTTACAGATAAGTCATATTTCGTGCAGAAATTCCTTATCAAGTACCTGCCTGTGGTACAGCAGGGGATCAGCAACTATGTTTAA
- a CDS encoding ATP-dependent DNA helicase: MTTSEIEDIFCKGGLLEKKMRDFEARDGQVEMCKLVDKAYREDAICVIEAGTGIGKSYAYLVPAIYNALYGAQSRTVIATATINLQDQLYNRDIKQLFAFLGVDCKVALAIGRRNYVCLERALQFLEKDPKLLKDSISLQSRFNSWLVTTEDGLLSNCNLKLGAITAKVNCDPDNCLKGKCPYYRQCFFMKAKEAQQQADIIITNHHMLFTDSKNRSEKDMGYDEDSVLPAFAHLVVDEAHNIEPVASEFYARIFDGREILRVIQRIRQKRTYGTEEESAGPVHVDTRTGARYLNVLEILSRFAKQGNDVFTVFDKLQQMEDMVHSFQSYMEITFARNRFRPVLISVQTFPRLAKDFVPAATKVIEACKALLSVADEFLAHLQLDAEEKTYLVDLQNMLGAIGESCANLAAFLDVAGWGDDIHWFEPLVGSDGKVVTIRVIISPLEVASLLEKNLYGKLSSIIFTSATLNLGDDFAFWCGRVGLPFGSDRMFLKNSFPSPFDYRNHLLLLTPYDAPAFARETEKQDAYHQALADAIFPAVDSSGGGALVLFTSRVSMQAVHDKLKEKFEKAHLSLMMQGENLGRQQLLEKFRENGNATLFALSSFWEGIDVPGSALRLVIIVKLPFPVPDHPVLRAKAQYLEHQNKSPFMYIQLPDAMMKMKQGFGRLIRKSDDQGVVLVLDPRLVTKQYGKLILRALPECDWQQCELASVADKIERFLFS, translated from the coding sequence TTGACTACGAGTGAGATTGAAGACATCTTCTGCAAAGGCGGACTGCTTGAAAAGAAGATGAGGGACTTTGAGGCCAGGGACGGCCAGGTTGAGATGTGCAAGCTGGTCGACAAAGCCTACAGGGAAGATGCAATCTGCGTGATTGAAGCCGGTACAGGGATAGGGAAAAGCTATGCATATCTTGTCCCTGCAATTTACAATGCCCTCTATGGTGCCCAGAGCCGGACGGTGATAGCGACGGCTACCATCAATCTGCAGGACCAGCTGTACAACAGGGACATAAAGCAGCTTTTTGCTTTTCTCGGGGTCGATTGCAAGGTTGCCTTGGCAATAGGCCGGAGAAACTATGTCTGCCTGGAGCGTGCGCTCCAGTTCCTTGAAAAGGATCCTAAGTTGCTCAAGGATTCGATATCCCTGCAGTCACGGTTCAATAGTTGGTTGGTGACCACAGAAGACGGCCTGCTTTCAAACTGTAATCTGAAACTTGGGGCGATTACTGCAAAGGTAAACTGTGATCCGGACAACTGTCTGAAAGGAAAGTGTCCCTACTATCGCCAATGTTTTTTCATGAAGGCAAAGGAAGCGCAGCAACAGGCTGACATCATCATAACGAACCATCATATGCTTTTCACCGATTCAAAGAACCGCAGCGAGAAGGATATGGGATATGACGAGGATTCGGTCTTGCCTGCGTTTGCACACCTGGTGGTCGATGAGGCGCATAACATCGAACCTGTTGCCAGTGAATTCTATGCCAGGATCTTTGACGGTAGGGAAATCTTGCGTGTCATACAGAGGATCAGGCAGAAAAGGACCTATGGGACTGAAGAAGAAAGTGCCGGACCGGTACATGTCGATACACGTACCGGAGCCCGGTATCTGAATGTCTTGGAAATCCTGTCGAGGTTTGCCAAACAGGGCAATGATGTCTTTACTGTATTTGACAAGCTGCAGCAAATGGAAGATATGGTCCATTCTTTCCAGAGCTATATGGAAATTACCTTCGCAAGAAACAGATTCAGGCCGGTCTTGATTTCCGTACAGACTTTTCCCCGGCTTGCAAAGGATTTTGTACCTGCTGCAACAAAGGTCATAGAGGCTTGCAAGGCATTGCTGTCCGTTGCAGATGAATTTTTGGCACATCTGCAATTGGATGCAGAGGAAAAGACCTACTTGGTTGACCTGCAGAACATGCTCGGTGCAATCGGTGAAAGCTGTGCAAATCTTGCAGCCTTCCTTGATGTCGCAGGCTGGGGTGATGATATACATTGGTTTGAACCGCTGGTAGGATCTGATGGCAAGGTCGTGACGATCCGGGTGATCATTTCACCTCTGGAGGTGGCATCCTTGCTTGAGAAAAACCTGTATGGCAAGCTTTCTTCGATTATCTTTACCAGTGCGACGTTGAACCTTGGTGATGATTTTGCCTTCTGGTGCGGAAGGGTAGGCTTGCCGTTCGGGTCTGACCGTATGTTTCTTAAGAATTCCTTTCCTTCTCCCTTTGATTACCGGAACCACCTGCTGCTGCTTACGCCTTATGATGCGCCGGCCTTTGCGAGGGAGACTGAAAAACAGGACGCCTATCACCAGGCTTTGGCTGATGCGATATTCCCTGCTGTGGATTCTTCCGGTGGTGGAGCCTTGGTCCTTTTTACCAGCCGGGTCTCCATGCAGGCTGTACATGACAAGCTGAAGGAAAAGTTTGAAAAGGCACATCTGAGTCTGATGATGCAGGGAGAGAACCTGGGCAGACAGCAGCTGCTTGAAAAGTTTAGGGAGAATGGGAATGCAACGCTTTTTGCCTTGTCATCTTTCTGGGAGGGTATCGATGTCCCCGGCAGTGCATTGCGGTTGGTCATCATTGTCAAGTTGCCATTTCCTGTCCCAGATCATCCTGTACTGAGGGCCAAGGCCCAATATCTGGAACACCAGAATAAATCACCATTCATGTATATCCAGCTTCCTGATGCCATGATGAAGATGAAACAGGGGTTCGGACGACTCATCCGGAAAAGTGATGACCAAGGGGTTGTGCTTGTCCTTGATCCCCGTCTGGTTACCAAGCAGTATGGAAAACTTATCCTCAGGGCACTTCCTGAATGTGATTGGCAGCAATGTGAACTTGCTTCTGTTGCCGACAAGATAGAAAGGTTCCTTTTCAGCTGA
- a CDS encoding RNA polymerase sigma factor RpoD/SigA, producing the protein MSKSNSRMLNDNKDYLQEDANVLSIYMKEINKVPLLSREQEYNLSKRALQGDQFARNRLVEANLRFVVNIAKKYQNQGLPLADLIDEGNIGLMTAIDKFDPDKGYHFISYAVWWIRQAIMKAINEKGRAVRLPLNRSNELLQIQKVQKQLTHELSNEPTNEMIAEAAHLDKEVVDVLLKVSQDMVSLDSPVYRDESESSIGDFIPSDGELPDQRVMESAMKDDINEALSHLSEKERTILEYRFGLNGKSQMSLKEVGELYNLTKERIRQIEKRAISKLQDVETHRSLEAYSA; encoded by the coding sequence ATGAGCAAAAGCAACAGTAGAATGCTGAATGACAATAAAGATTACCTGCAGGAAGATGCCAATGTGCTTTCCATCTATATGAAGGAAATCAACAAGGTCCCCCTTCTTTCCAGAGAACAGGAATATAACCTTAGCAAGAGGGCATTGCAGGGTGACCAGTTTGCCCGCAATCGTCTGGTTGAAGCAAATCTTCGTTTCGTAGTGAACATAGCAAAGAAATATCAGAACCAAGGGCTGCCTTTGGCAGATCTCATTGATGAAGGCAATATCGGCTTGATGACAGCCATTGATAAATTCGATCCTGACAAAGGCTACCATTTCATTTCCTATGCGGTATGGTGGATCAGACAGGCCATCATGAAGGCTATCAACGAAAAGGGCCGTGCGGTAAGATTGCCGCTCAACCGAAGCAATGAATTGCTTCAGATCCAGAAAGTCCAGAAGCAGCTTACACATGAGCTCAGCAATGAGCCTACCAATGAGATGATTGCTGAAGCTGCACATCTTGACAAAGAGGTCGTTGATGTGCTTCTTAAAGTATCACAAGACATGGTCAGCTTGGATTCTCCGGTCTATCGTGATGAATCAGAGAGCAGCATCGGGGATTTCATTCCTTCCGATGGTGAACTTCCTGACCAGCGTGTGATGGAAAGTGCAATGAAAGATGATATCAATGAGGCGCTTTCCCATCTGAGCGAAAAGGAACGGACTATCCTTGAATATCGTTTCGGTCTGAATGGCAAGAGCCAGATGTCCCTTAAGGAAGTAGGGGAACTGTACAACCTTACCAAGGAAAGGATCCGCCAGATTGAAAAACGTGCAATCAGCAAGCTTCAGGATGTAGAGACTCATCGGAGTCTGGAAGCCTATAGCGCTTGA
- the ppdK gene encoding pyruvate, phosphate dikinase — MRENNKYVYSFSNGKAEGNASMRDLLGGKGANLAEMTSIGLPVPPGFTIGTNACEYFNDHEGLLPAGLEEEVLEALSHLEDVMHAKLGDATSPLLVSVRSGAAQSMPGMMDTVLNLGLNPDTVQALIKKTGNERFAWDSYRRFIQMFGDVVMKVPHHEFESALQDVKDENKKVFDTELDVDNLKEVIARYKRLYRRYTGEDFPVDPKEQLFKAIRAVFDSWNNDRAIKYRQMNDIRGLLGTAVNVQSMVFGNMGDTSGTGVAFTRDPSTGENKFYGEYLMNAQGEDVVAGIRTPKPIETLNKVNPAVYKQLVDIRKKLEKHYHDMQDLEFTIQEGKLYMLQTRNGKRTIFSWLRSQVEMVEEGLITKETAVTRVPAAEFNKLFAPVLDYSLISKEKISEIAHGLNASPGGACGQVCFTAQKAEEMAKIGHDVILVRTETSPEDIQGMAISRGVVTCRGGMTSHAAVVARGMGCPCVSGVGAIKVNEPKKFMTIGDKTIKEGDYISIDGFTGAVFGQKIEVKPSEIVQVLNGQMEEKDSSLYQNYKTFMGYVQSLKELGVRTNADTPQDVKMAINLGAEGIGLCRTEHMFFGGNRIKSVRKMILADNTVQRTRALDELLPIQRQDFVEIFTALDGRPATIRLLDPPLHEFLPNDHTSRHELALDMGVSVEEIAAKISSLQEFNPMLGFRGCRLAIIYPEILRMQVRAIIEAAIQVKKNGTNVYPEIMIPLVGNSKEFLFCKNHAVEIINSVFTLEGMKVDYKIGTMIEVPRAAITADEIAKDAEFFSFGTNDLTQMTCGFSRDDAASFLGHYVNDPDKMFYDYDPFATIDIGGVGKLVEMAAKLGRSVRPDIKLGICGEHGGDPKTIAFCQKIGLNYVSCSPFRVPIARLAAAQAVVNEKK; from the coding sequence ATGAGAGAGAATAATAAGTATGTGTATTCCTTCAGCAACGGAAAAGCTGAAGGAAATGCTTCAATGCGAGATTTACTTGGAGGCAAGGGGGCCAACTTGGCTGAAATGACTTCGATCGGTCTGCCGGTTCCCCCGGGATTTACGATTGGAACCAATGCCTGTGAGTATTTCAATGACCATGAGGGCCTGCTCCCTGCTGGTCTTGAAGAGGAAGTGCTTGAAGCGCTGTCACATCTGGAAGATGTCATGCATGCGAAACTTGGAGATGCTACTTCTCCGCTTTTGGTTTCCGTTAGGTCAGGTGCAGCCCAGTCCATGCCAGGAATGATGGATACTGTCTTGAATCTTGGTCTCAATCCCGATACCGTGCAGGCCTTGATCAAGAAAACAGGCAATGAGCGTTTCGCTTGGGACAGCTACAGAAGATTTATCCAGATGTTCGGTGATGTCGTCATGAAGGTTCCTCATCATGAATTCGAAAGTGCACTGCAGGATGTCAAGGATGAAAACAAGAAGGTATTTGATACCGAGCTTGACGTTGACAACCTCAAGGAAGTCATTGCCCGTTACAAGAGGTTGTACAGAAGGTATACAGGAGAAGATTTCCCCGTAGATCCGAAAGAGCAGCTCTTCAAGGCAATCCGTGCAGTCTTCGATTCTTGGAACAATGACCGAGCCATCAAGTATCGTCAGATGAATGACATACGTGGTTTGCTGGGAACAGCCGTAAATGTACAGTCCATGGTGTTCGGCAACATGGGTGATACTTCAGGAACCGGCGTTGCCTTTACCCGTGATCCTTCCACAGGTGAGAACAAGTTCTATGGTGAATATCTGATGAATGCCCAAGGCGAGGATGTCGTAGCCGGCATCAGGACGCCGAAACCGATCGAAACGTTGAACAAAGTCAACCCTGCAGTCTACAAGCAGCTTGTAGATATCCGGAAAAAGCTGGAAAAGCATTACCATGACATGCAGGACCTTGAATTTACTATCCAGGAAGGCAAGCTGTACATGCTGCAGACAAGGAATGGCAAGAGGACTATTTTCAGCTGGTTGAGATCACAGGTCGAAATGGTGGAAGAAGGTCTGATCACAAAGGAAACTGCTGTGACCAGGGTCCCTGCTGCCGAATTCAACAAGTTGTTTGCCCCTGTACTTGACTATTCTTTGATCAGTAAGGAAAAGATTTCTGAAATTGCCCATGGCCTCAATGCCTCACCCGGAGGTGCCTGCGGACAGGTCTGCTTTACGGCACAGAAAGCTGAGGAAATGGCAAAGATCGGTCATGATGTCATTCTTGTAAGAACCGAAACTTCACCCGAAGACATACAGGGCATGGCTATTTCCCGTGGTGTCGTTACCTGCAGGGGTGGTATGACCAGCCATGCGGCTGTAGTTGCCCGCGGCATGGGTTGCCCTTGTGTTTCGGGTGTCGGTGCCATAAAGGTAAACGAACCCAAGAAGTTCATGACAATCGGTGACAAGACTATCAAGGAAGGTGATTACATTTCCATCGATGGTTTTACCGGAGCAGTATTCGGGCAGAAAATTGAAGTCAAGCCCAGTGAAATAGTCCAGGTGCTCAACGGACAGATGGAGGAGAAGGACTCTTCCCTTTATCAGAACTATAAGACGTTCATGGGCTATGTGCAGAGTCTCAAGGAATTGGGCGTCAGGACCAATGCTGATACACCTCAGGATGTCAAGATGGCTATCAACCTTGGGGCCGAGGGTATCGGGTTGTGCCGTACAGAGCACATGTTCTTCGGTGGCAACCGTATCAAGAGCGTCCGCAAGATGATTTTGGCCGACAATACAGTGCAGAGAACCAGAGCCCTTGATGAACTGCTGCCTATCCAGCGGCAGGATTTCGTTGAGATTTTTACGGCTTTGGATGGCCGTCCTGCAACTATCCGTCTGCTGGATCCACCTTTGCATGAGTTCCTTCCCAATGACCACACTTCACGTCACGAGCTGGCACTTGACATGGGGGTAAGCGTCGAAGAAATTGCTGCAAAGATTTCTTCCTTGCAGGAATTCAACCCTATGCTTGGTTTCAGGGGATGCCGGCTTGCCATCATCTATCCTGAGATCCTTCGCATGCAGGTAAGGGCTATCATCGAAGCTGCCATACAGGTGAAGAAGAACGGAACCAATGTCTATCCGGAAATCATGATACCTCTGGTCGGAAACAGCAAGGAATTCCTGTTCTGCAAGAACCATGCAGTTGAGATCATCAATTCTGTCTTTACGTTGGAAGGCATGAAGGTCGATTATAAGATCGGTACGATGATCGAGGTGCCCAGGGCTGCCATAACTGCTGATGAAATTGCAAAGGATGCAGAATTCTTCAGTTTCGGAACAAACGATTTGACCCAGATGACCTGCGGATTCTCCCGTGATGATGCAGCTTCCTTCCTTGGTCATTATGTCAATGATCCGGACAAGATGTTCTATGACTATGATCCGTTTGCTACCATCGATATCGGTGGTGTGGGCAAGCTTGTCGAAATGGCCGCAAAGCTTGGAAGAAGCGTAAGACCTGATATCAAGCTGGGTATCTGCGGTGAACATGGCGGTGATCCCAAGACGATTGCTTTCTGTCAGAAGATCGGGCTGAACTATGTGTCCTGCTCTCCTTTCAGAGTGCCGATTGCCAGACTTGCTGCAGCACAGGCTGTGGTCAACGAAAAGAAATAA
- a CDS encoding co-chaperone GroES, which produces MKIRPLGARILVKMEEVKKQTASGIYIPQSAQEKTQIANVMAVGDDKDAIKVKVGDKVLHDKYAGTQVKIDGEEYLIINMDDVLGVVE; this is translated from the coding sequence ATGAAGATCAGACCTTTAGGAGCAAGAATTCTCGTAAAGATGGAAGAAGTCAAGAAACAGACAGCCAGTGGCATCTATATCCCTCAGTCAGCACAGGAAAAAACCCAGATTGCAAACGTTATGGCAGTCGGCGATGACAAGGATGCCATCAAGGTAAAGGTCGGTGACAAGGTACTCCACGACAAATATGCAGGCACCCAGGTCAAGATTGATGGCGAGGAATACCTCATCATCAACATGGACGACGTCCTTGGTGTAGTCGAATAG
- a CDS encoding UDP-N-acetylglucosamine--N-acetylmuramyl-(pentapeptide) pyrophosphoryl-undecaprenol N-acetylglucosamine transferase, translating to MRICYSGGGTLGHILPALSVHQRLQAEKGLSELWIGRDDFRERQEVEAMGIAYAVVPSGKLRRYFSLRNLTDLGRLAMAFSRSLSILRGFKPDVLFSKGGFVSVPPVMAAWLLHIPVLTHESDSSIGLANRINCHFATVLATGFDLHLEKLGHARVVYTGNPVRKDLADAIPAETLGFYNDDKPLLLVLGGSQGANELNALVTGSLDRLCPVCNVFHQCGKGKTSGIVKEGYREEEFIGTQLPGLYRRADLVVCRSGAGTLSELAALGKPALLLPLRSASRGEQEANATFYEKKGAAEVLEKGCSADMFADMVVSLLGDETKRSTMSQAMKKISSADAGEKIVCLLKELAAKKEK from the coding sequence ATGCGGATTTGTTATTCGGGCGGAGGAACATTGGGGCATATATTGCCTGCTCTTTCCGTACATCAGAGGCTACAGGCTGAAAAAGGCTTGTCAGAACTGTGGATAGGCCGTGATGATTTTCGGGAACGGCAGGAGGTTGAAGCAATGGGAATAGCGTATGCCGTAGTTCCCAGCGGGAAACTGCGCCGTTATTTTTCATTGAGAAACCTTACGGATCTCGGCAGGTTGGCCATGGCCTTTTCCCGCTCTCTGTCAATTCTCCGTGGCTTTAAGCCTGATGTGTTGTTTTCTAAGGGCGGCTTTGTATCCGTACCGCCTGTCATGGCTGCATGGTTGCTTCATATACCTGTCCTTACCCATGAATCTGACAGCAGCATCGGGCTGGCAAACAGGATAAACTGTCATTTTGCAACAGTGCTGGCCACAGGCTTTGACCTCCATTTGGAAAAACTAGGGCACGCAAGGGTCGTATATACCGGGAATCCGGTCAGAAAAGACCTTGCAGATGCCATTCCTGCAGAAACTTTGGGGTTTTACAATGATGACAAGCCTCTGTTGCTGGTACTTGGGGGAAGCCAGGGAGCAAACGAACTCAATGCTCTGGTAACCGGCTCCCTTGACCGTCTCTGTCCTGTCTGCAATGTCTTTCACCAATGTGGAAAAGGAAAGACAAGCGGCATAGTGAAGGAAGGATATCGGGAAGAGGAATTCATAGGTACTCAGTTACCTGGCCTGTATCGTCGGGCAGACCTGGTAGTCTGCAGAAGTGGTGCAGGGACCTTGTCTGAGCTTGCTGCGCTAGGCAAGCCAGCCTTATTGTTGCCATTGCGCAGTGCAAGCCGAGGAGAGCAGGAAGCCAATGCAACTTTTTATGAAAAGAAGGGAGCTGCCGAAGTACTTGAAAAGGGTTGCTCTGCAGATATGTTTGCTGATATGGTGGTAAGTCTGCTTGGTGATGAGACAAAGCGGTCAACCATGTCACAGGCTATGAAGAAGATTTCCTCAGCAGATGCTGGGGAAAAGATTGTCTGCTTGCTGAAGGAACTTGCAGCAAAAAAGGAGAAATAA
- the tsaD gene encoding tRNA (adenosine(37)-N6)-threonylcarbamoyltransferase complex transferase subunit TsaD, protein MNVLGIETSCDECSAAVVKDGNQILSNVIATQIELHKPYEGVVPELASRLHTEWIDQVVAAALKQAGLDATDVDAVAVTSRPGLMGSLLVGLNFAKGFAASLDVPFITIDHIRAHLYASQIEHFLEYPYLGILVSGGHTVICEVKDYDRVEVLGTTIDDAIGEAFDKVAKHYGMGYPGGVVIDRLSQKGNDKAFLFPGPSLGEGHRYDISYSGLKTAVINQRDQFWDGKSEKSNGNIAASFQRSAIQILMKRVRLALDDTGYKRISAGGGVAANSLLRRELKDLEKGGYTVTFPSLKLCTDNGAMIAGLAYRYLQDGYRDGFDASASARVKAFKNQQ, encoded by the coding sequence ATGAATGTATTGGGAATTGAAACGTCCTGTGATGAGTGCAGTGCTGCAGTCGTCAAGGATGGAAATCAGATACTGAGCAATGTCATTGCAACCCAGATTGAGTTGCACAAGCCCTATGAGGGTGTCGTTCCTGAACTGGCCAGCCGGTTGCATACCGAGTGGATAGACCAGGTAGTGGCTGCTGCACTGAAGCAGGCTGGGTTGGATGCTACCGATGTAGATGCCGTAGCCGTGACCAGCAGGCCAGGGCTGATGGGCAGCCTTCTGGTGGGACTGAATTTTGCAAAGGGATTTGCAGCCAGCCTCGATGTACCGTTCATTACCATTGATCACATAAGGGCTCATCTCTATGCTTCCCAGATAGAACATTTCTTGGAGTACCCATATCTGGGAATCTTGGTATCAGGTGGGCATACGGTTATCTGCGAAGTAAAGGATTATGACAGGGTCGAGGTCCTTGGGACGACGATAGACGATGCAATCGGGGAAGCTTTTGACAAAGTGGCAAAGCATTATGGCATGGGATATCCCGGCGGGGTGGTAATTGACCGACTTTCCCAGAAAGGCAATGACAAGGCATTCCTGTTTCCTGGCCCGTCTTTGGGCGAGGGGCATCGGTACGATATTTCTTATTCCGGGCTCAAGACCGCGGTCATCAACCAAAGGGACCAGTTCTGGGATGGAAAGAGCGAAAAGAGCAACGGGAACATTGCAGCAAGTTTCCAGAGATCTGCCATTCAGATTCTGATGAAACGTGTGAGATTGGCTCTTGATGATACGGGGTACAAGAGGATCAGCGCCGGTGGCGGCGTGGCAGCCAACAGCTTGCTTCGCAGGGAATTAAAAGACCTTGAAAAGGGTGGATACACGGTGACTTTCCCATCTTTGAAGCTCTGTACGGACAATGGTGCAATGATAGCCGGTCTTGCTTACAGATACCTCCAGGATGGCTATCGTGACGGGTTTGATGCCAGTGCCAGTGCACGTGTCAAAGCCTTTAAAAATCAACAGTAA
- a CDS encoding ATP-binding protein: protein MDKFVKRALHKIDQLDCRQIVQVIERESAVIDKFEQVLDSLPQGVVLCDANGRIQYINRTARLLSPFKRLKSYDGYAVSYVLNDTALRNYLMDCFRGKDENTGEFAYQWGPETKTLRVNVTPMEQDDSAAPSAFLVVFTDATQEKRDESRLRRSESLASMTTMAAGVAHEIKNPLAAIGIHLQLLTKAFERKGTLTLDDASRYINVIDEEIQRLNSIVVDFLFAVRPMDSTLRLTALPPLLTEICDFVEPELKENHVSLVRSFASVPRLMIDSNLLKQALLNIIKNGMMAMEETPEGIMTIACKLDGNFVDILISDNGKGMDEKTLAKIFEPYFTTKASGTGLGLTVVYKIFKEHNGDVQVHSILGKGTTFTMKLPVPHGQRLALGEVYHAEVSEAGKEQEK, encoded by the coding sequence GTGGATAAGTTTGTAAAAAGAGCATTGCATAAGATTGATCAGCTGGACTGTCGTCAGATTGTGCAGGTGATTGAACGGGAAAGTGCCGTAATCGATAAATTTGAACAGGTCTTGGATAGTTTGCCGCAGGGAGTCGTGCTTTGTGATGCCAACGGAAGGATACAGTATATCAACAGGACTGCCAGGTTATTGTCTCCTTTCAAGCGCCTGAAGTCTTATGACGGCTATGCTGTGAGTTATGTACTCAATGATACGGCCTTGAGAAATTATCTGATGGATTGTTTCCGGGGCAAGGATGAGAATACCGGTGAGTTTGCCTACCAATGGGGTCCTGAAACCAAGACATTGAGAGTCAATGTGACTCCCATGGAGCAGGACGACAGTGCGGCTCCATCTGCTTTCCTTGTCGTGTTTACCGATGCGACCCAGGAAAAAAGGGATGAGTCACGGCTTCGCAGGAGTGAGAGCTTGGCTTCGATGACGACAATGGCAGCAGGGGTTGCCCATGAGATCAAGAACCCTCTTGCTGCTATCGGTATCCATCTCCAGTTGCTTACCAAGGCTTTTGAAAGAAAGGGAACCCTGACGCTGGATGATGCTTCCCGTTATATCAACGTAATCGATGAAGAAATACAGAGGTTGAATTCCATCGTGGTGGATTTTCTCTTTGCTGTCCGTCCGATGGATTCTACGCTCAGGTTGACTGCACTGCCTCCGCTTCTTACTGAAATCTGTGATTTCGTTGAACCGGAACTGAAGGAAAATCATGTCAGTCTCGTACGTTCCTTTGCTTCTGTACCTCGGCTGATGATAGATTCCAATCTGCTTAAGCAGGCGTTGCTCAATATCATAAAGAACGGAATGATGGCTATGGAAGAAACTCCGGAAGGCATCATGACCATCGCCTGCAAACTGGATGGAAATTTTGTCGATATCCTTATTTCCGACAATGGGAAAGGAATGGATGAAAAGACTCTGGCGAAAATATTTGAGCCATATTTCACTACCAAGGCCAGTGGTACCGGACTGGGGCTGACCGTGGTATATAAGATATTCAAGGAACATAATGGTGATGTACAGGTCCATAGCATCTTGGGCAAGGGAACGACATTTACCATGAAGCTTCCAGTTCCGCATGGGCAACGGCTTGCACTTGGGGAAGTATATCATGCGGAAGTGAGCGAAGCCGGGAAGGAGCAGGAGAAATGA